A window from Musa acuminata AAA Group cultivar baxijiao chromosome BXJ3-10, Cavendish_Baxijiao_AAA, whole genome shotgun sequence encodes these proteins:
- the LOC135651112 gene encoding GDSL esterase/lipase At4g01130-like: MARRNTPSLVSPAGSRQVSPLPFLFFTLLFFACSGPASEARCVFPAIFNFGDSNSDTGGFWAAFPAQTGPFGMTYFKRPSGRASDGRLIIDFLAQALGLPFLSPYLQSIGSDFRHGANFATLASTVRLPNTSLFVTGISPFSLGIQLNQMKDLRTRVLALKGTEHLPPGNVFGQSLYTFDIGQNDFTSELGSLGIGAVKQYLPQVASQIAWTIKEIHDIGGRTFMVFNLAPVGCYPAFLTELPHNTSDLDSYGCMISYNNAVVDYNNLLNDTLQHMRDMLPDATIIYVDTHSVKLELFRHPKNHGLFYGTKACCGHGGGAYNFDPQVFCGNSKVINGIKVTATACGDPQNYVSWDGIHATEAANKRVTGAVLGGSIFHPPFPLSKLCDLQPIG; this comes from the exons ATGGCGCGTAGGAACACTCCCTCGCTCGTTTCTCCTGCCGGAAGCCGGCAGGTATCTCCATTGCCGTTCTTGTTCTTTACCCTGCTGTTCTTCGCCTGTTCCGGCCCCGCCAGCGAAGCCAGATGCGTGTTCCCGGCGATCTTCAACTTCGGGGACTCCAACTCCGACACCGGCGGCTTCTGGGCGGCGTTCCCGGCGCAGACCGGCCCCTTCGGCATGACCTACTTTAAAAGACCGTCCGGCCGCGCTTCCGACGGCAGGCTCATCATCGATTTCTTAG CTCAGGCACTCGGATTGCCGTTCCTCAGCCCCTACCTGCAGTCCATCGGCTCGGACTTCCGGCACGGCGCCAACTTCGCGACGTTGGCCTCGACGGTACGGCTGCCCAACACCTCCCTCTTCGTCACCGGAATCAGCCCGTTCTCCTTGGGGATTCAGCTCAACCAAATGAAAGATCTCAGAACCAGAGTTCTTGCGCTGAAGGGAACTG AACATCTTCCTCCTGGCAATGTCTTCGGTCAATCACTCTACACCTTCGACATCGGCCAGAACGACTTCACCTCCGAACTGGGATCTCTCGGCATCGGAGCAGTCAAGCAGTATCTTCCTCAGGTCGCATCTCAGATTGCCTGGACCATAAAG GAGATCCATGACATCGGAGGGCGGACGTTCATGGTGTTCAACCTCGCCCCCGTTGGATGTTACCCAGCTTTTCTGACAGAGCTTCCTCATAACACTTCGGATTTAGACTCATACGGCTGCATGATTTCCTACAACAATGCTGTCGTCGACTACAACAATCTGTTGAATGACACTCTCCAACACATGAGAGACATGCTTCCGGATGCCACCATCATATATGTAGATACTCACTCTGTCAAGCTCGAGCTCTTTCGACATCCCAAAAACCACG GACTCTTCTACGGAACCAAAGCTTGCTGCGGACATGGAGGTGGTGCTTATAACTTCGACCCACAGGTTTTCTGTGGAAACAGCAAGGTGATAAATGGCATCAAGGTGACTGCAACTGCTTGTGGAGATCCACAAAACTACGTGAGCTGGGATGGGATTCATGCCACAGAAGCTGCAAACAAACGAGTAACCGGGGCTGTACTCGGAGGTTCCATCTTTCATCCTCCCTTCCCTCTTTCCAAGCTTTGTGATCTCCAGCCAATAGGTTAA
- the LOC135650445 gene encoding uncharacterized protein At5g41620-like isoform X2: MEGDKAAAAAAAIDEGEGDGAGKEAPLGVKLRRAISANRRGGLCTPVPSWKLEEPGLSDPDKAQPHRRSVSARKLGAGLWEIQDVLTMSAAGRRGARIRRHRRDGKALENGIGPSHILGHEDLSVGSLRRHVEASSIKHQHLHEGNSHNLQPVSPASYTSSYKIAPFNLAITHSSATDLKDKFGDAGYGLRTSTELLKVLNHIWSLEEHNESNASLVKALKGELEHARARIQELMQEQHAYRGEMDHLMKQVTEDKIIRKEKEQQRIKAVVQSIRDELEDERRLRKRSESLHRKLGKELSEAKAAFMKAAKDLENVRKTNGLLEDLCDEFAKGIRDYEHEVRQLKQRSVKVCYHKVDRLVLHISEAWLDEREQMNIAEARGDIANKTMVADRLRSEIEAFIQASRSSVSNNGYLYENHEKREINLRRQSLESVHLNGAASAPQDADDDDDSVASDLHCFELNMGASNTVSIDQQQQNGHNVVEKFDSSRTKRSTFSVEERGSSEKSKNQISSSLHLKCREEKDETKSCGSQMQLSNRTQGKHPDSNPESEGRVADHIRINKPQVFSHFHALEVSQDMKMKWDNGRGLDHLIANSVNNVAENSECCKVDHNISHGDEHHSHSSSKDHFLVASEGIASGHFRNTSSNLNCIEQHKSPDVDISRSSSKLSEGVKENTLKARLLEARLEGQQARLKASDNEKKQVMPIRRYFGE, encoded by the exons ATGGAAGGGgacaaagcagcagcagcagcagcagcaattgaTGAGGGTGAAGGGGATGGCGCTGGAAAAGAGGCGCCTTTGGGCGTGAAGTTGAGGAGAGCCATCTCCGCGAACAGGAGGGGCGGCCTTTGCACTCCGGTGCCGTCCTGGAAGCTGGAGGAGCCCGGACTGTCCGACCCCGACAAGGCCCAGCCGCACCGGCGGTCGGTCTCCGCTCGCAAGCTTGGCGCTGGCCTCTGGGAGATTCAGGACGTCCTGACGATGTCCGCGGCCGGCCGGCGAGGCGCCAGGATCCGCCGCCACCGTCGGGATGGGAAGGCGCTCGAGAACGGTATCGGTCCGTCGCATATACTCGGGCACGAAGATTTG AGTGTAGGCAGTTTGAGGAGGCATGTTGAAGCTTCATCGATCAAGCATCAGCATTTGCATGAAGGGAACAGTCATAATTTGCAACCTGTTTCTCCTGCAAGTTATACGAGTTCATATAAG ATTGCTCCATTTAACCTAGCCATCACTCATAGCAGTGCGACTGATCTCAAGGATAAGTTTGGAGATGCAGGATATGGTTTGAGAACATCAACAGAACTCTTGAAAGTATTGAATCACATTTGGAGCCTTGAAGAACACAATGAGTCCAATGCGTCATTGGTGAAAGCACTGAAGGGGGAGTTGGAACATGCAAGAGCACGAATTCAGGAGCTGATGCAAGAGCAGCATGCATATCGTGGTGAAATGGATCATTTAATGAAGCAAGTTACTGAGGATAAAATAATTAGGAAGGAGAAAGAGCAACAGCGGATCAAAGCTGTAGTGCAGTCAATAAGGGATGAGCTTGAAGATGAGAGACGGCTAAGAAAACGCTCTGAAAGTCTGCATAGAAAACTAGGTAAAGAATTGTCTGAAGCAAAAGCAGCATTTATGAAGGCTGCAAAAGATCTAGAAAATGTGAGAAAAACAAATGGCCTTCTGGAGGATCTCTGCGATGAGTTTGCTAAGGGAATCAGGGATTATGAACATGAAGTGAGGCAGTTGAAGCAAAGGTCTGTAAAAGTTTGCTATCACAAAGTTGACCGGTTGGTACTTCATATTTCAGAGGCATGGCTGGATGAGAGAGAGCAGATGAATATCGCTGAAGCTCGAGGAGATATTGCTAATAAAACCATGGTTGCAGATAGATTACGAAGTGAAATTGAAGCCTTCATTCAAGCTAGTAGGTCATCTGTCTCTAATAATGGTTATCTGTATGAGAACCATGAAAAGAGAGAGATCAATTTGCGGCGGCAGTCACTTGAGTCTGTCCACTTAAATGGTGCTGCTAGTGCACCGCAagatgctgatgatgatgatgattctgtTGCAAGTGATTTGCACTGCTTTGAACTAAATATGGGTGCAAGTAACACTGTCAGCATTGACCAGCAACAGCAGAATGGTCATAATGTTGTAGAAAAGTTTGATTCTTCCAGAACCAAAAGGTCTACTTTCTCAGTCGAAGAGAGGGGATCTTCTGAAAAGAGCAAGAATCAGATTTCATCTAGCTTGCATTTGAAGTGCAGGGAAGAAAAGGATGAAACTAAGTCATGTGGAAGCCAAATGCAGCTGTCAAACAGAACACAAGGAAAGCATCCGGACAGCAATCCTGAATCTGAAGGAAGAGTAGCTGATCATATCAGAATTAATAAACCTCAAGTTTTTAGTCACTTCCATGCGCTTGAAGTTTCACAGGACATGAAAATGAAGTGGGATAATGGGCGTGGTCTAGACCACCTGATTGCTAATTCTGTGAACAATGTTGCGGAAAATTCCGAGTGTTGTAAAGTTGATCATAATATATCTCATGGAGACGAGCACCATAGTCATTCCTCATCGAAGGATCATTTTCTTGTAGCAAGTGAGGGCATTGCTTCAGGACATTTCCGAAACACAAGTTCAAATCTAAATTGTATTGAGCAACACAAGTCTCCAGATGTTGATATATCTCGATCCTCATCAAAATTATCTGAAGGTGTAAAAGAGAATACATTGAAGGCGAGATTGCTTGAAGCAAGGTTAGAGGGACAGCAAGCTCGTCTGAAAGCATCAGACAATGAAAAGAAGCAAGTGATGCCGATACGCAGGTACTTTGGAGAGTGA
- the LOC135651766 gene encoding ABC transporter C family member 10-like — MVALEDAWMAFCGDSASADQDGGSFGFGELFYSSSCMNHMFVSFVDAILIIAFLLNFVCKVSSRSVDARPLFGLSSSLRITAAVFNSFLGLVYLGHGLWMLVGNRRTGMDGVHPAHQWLLVLSQGFCSVLVVLIVSVRRTRFGHTFIRIWSLAASFSTGFVCFSSVLAVLAEKKASFLICVDILSLPGAVLLLLCTFKGSNQADGYEAADGSLYEPLKGESNPSEENSDESVTPFAKAGFFSRMSFWWLNPLMKKGYQRPLEEKDIPQLGKVDRAETCYLLFLEQLNRQKERRQTSSPSILWAIVSCFQKEILVSGFFALLKILTLSAGPLLLNAFIKVSLGNEVFKHEGYVLAFGMFLAKCLESLSQRQWYFRTRRIGLQVRSLLSAAIYQKQLKLSNSAKLDHSSGEIMNYVTVDAYRIGEFPFWFHQTWTTSLQLCIALVILYHAVGLATISAMVVIVLTVLCNAPLAKLQHKFQTRLMEAQDIRLKAVSEALVNMKVLKLYAWETHFKKVIEGLRETECKWLSAFQLRRAYNSFLFWTSPVLVSAAAFSTCYFLHIPLNPSNVFTFVATLRLVQDPVRQIPDVIGVVIQAKVAFARILKFLDAPELQSHQLRNFSQANVEHPVAIETGSFSWEENTMKPTLRGINLVVKAKEKVAICGEVGSGKSTLLAAILREIPKTEGMIQVSGKIAYVSQTAWIQTGSIQDNILFGSAMDQQKYQRTLEKCSLVKDIEMLPFGDLTEIGERGVNLSGGQKQRIQLARALYQDADIYLLDDPFSAVDAHTATSLFNEYVMGALAEKTVLLVTHQVDFLPVFDSILLMSDGEVRSAAPYNELLASSKAFEDLVSAHKDTVGPGRLEGVGSQRQSKTSAREINSSKKQEMVKPSGLDQLIKKEEKESGDTGLKPYKQYLGQNKGYLYASISALSHLIFVAGQISQNSWMAAKVQDPQVSMFLLIVVYLSIGFSTVLFLLSRSIFVVVLGIQSSKSLFFELMNSLFRAPMSFFDSTPIGRILSRVSSDLSLVDLDVPFSFIFSVSATLNAYSNLAVLAFVTWPVLFVSIPMVYLTIRLQRYYLVSAKELMRINGTTKSLVANHLAESISGATTIRAFEEEDRFFSKSLELIDKNASPFFHNFAASEWLIQRLETMSAAIVSSSALIMALLPPGTFSSGFVGMALSYGLSLNMSLVFSIQNQCTLANHIISVERLNQYMHVSSEAPEIVRGNRPRSDWPAIGRVELRDLKIRYRPEAPLVLRGISCTFEGGNKIGIVGRTGSGKTTLIGALFRLVEPAGGRITIDALDIATIGLHDLRSRLGIIPQDPTLFHGSVRYNLDPLGQYTDQQIWEVLDKCQLQEAVQEKHKGLDSLVVEDGSNWSMGQRQLFCLGRALLRRSRILVLDEATASIDNATDAILQKTIRTEFADCTVITVAHRIPTVMDCNMVLAISDGKLEEYDEPMKLMEREGSLFGSLVKEYWSHAANATIQFTDSH; from the exons ATGGTTGCTCTTGAAG ATGCTTGGATGGCCTTCTGTGGTGATTCTGCTTCTGCCGATCAAGATGGCGGTTCTTTCGGATTTGGCGAACTATTCTACTCTTCTTCATGCATGAACCACATGTTCGTCAGTTTTGTCGATGCGATCCTCATCATCGCGTTCCTGCTCAACTTTGTCTGCAAAGTCTCAAGCAGATCAGTCGACGCTCGACCGCTCTTCGGTCTGTCTTCTTCGTTACGAATAACCGCTGCTGTGTTCAACTCTTTTCTGGGGTTGGTCTATTTGGGCCATGGATTGTGGATGCTGGTCGGCAATCGAAGGACTGGCATGGATGGTGTGCACCCTGCACATCAGTGGCTACTTGTTTTGTCGCAGGGCTTTTGTTCGGTGCTCGTCGTTTTGATTGTTAGCGTCAGGCGGACACGATTTGGACACACATTCATTAGGATCTGGTCGCTCGCTGCTTCATTCTCCACTGGATTTGTATGCTTTTCTTCCGTTCTAGCGGTCCTCGCAGAGAAAAAAGCATCTTTTCTGATTTGTGTGGATATCTTATCCTTACCAGGAGCTGTTCTGCTGCTACTTTGCACCTTTAAAGGGTCTAACCAGGCAGATGGTTACGAAGCAGCTGACGGATCTCTGTATGAACCTCTCAAAGGTGAATCCAACCCCAGTGAAGAAAATTCAGATGAATCTGTGACTCCTTTCGCAAAAGCTGGATTCTTTAGTAGGATGTCATTCTGGTGGTTGAACCCTTTGATGAAGAAGGGGTATCAAAGGCCCCTGGAGGAAAAGGATATCCCTCAGCTTGGAAAGGTAGATCGAGCTGAGACTTGTTACTTGCTGTTTCTGGAGCAGCTAAATAGACAGAAGGAGAGGCGACAAACCAGTTCGCCCTCGATATTGTGGGCTATAGTTTCTTGCTTTCAGAAGGAGATCTTGGTGTCTGGGTTTTTCGCATTGCTTAAGATACTGACACTATCGGCTGGTCCACTGCTTCTCAATGCCTTCATCAAGGTGTCATTAGGGAACGAGGTCTTCAAGCACGAAGGTTATGTGCTGGCCTTTGGAATGTTCTTGGCCAAATGTTTAGAGTCATTGTCCCAAAGACAGTGGTACTTTCGCACCAGAAGGATAGGACTGCAAGTGCGGTCTTTGTTATCAGCGGCTATTTATCAGAAGCAGTTGAAGCTGTCAAACTCGGCTAAATTGGATCATTCCTCCGGGGAGATAATGAACTATGTTACAGTGGATGCCTATAGGATTGGGGAGTTCCCATTTTGGTTTCATCAAACGTGGACTACAAGCCTCCAACTCTGCATTGCTTTGGTAATTCTCTACCATGCAGTAGGCCTTGCAACGATTTCGGCGATGGTTGTGATTGTCCTCACCGTGCTTTGCAATGCTCCCCTGGCAAAGCTACAACATAAGTTTCAGACGAGGCTAATGGAAGCTCAGGATATCAGGCTGAAGGCTGTATCAGAAGCCTTGGTGAACATGAAGGTGCTGAAGCTGTATGCTTGGGAAACACACTTCAAGAAGGTGATCGAAGGTCTGAGGGAAACCGAATGCAAGTGGCTGTCGGCATTTCAGCTTCGGAGAGCATACAATAGCTTCCTCTTTTGGACGTCCCCTGTACTTGTGTCAGCGGCTGCGTTTTCCACATGCTATTTTCTTCACATTCCTCTTAATCCTAGCAATGTCTTCACCTTTGTAGCGACGTTGCGTCTCGTCCAAGACCCAGTGAGACAAATACCTGATGTGATTGGTGTTGTGATTCAAGCTAAGGTTGCCTTTGCGCGAATACTCAAGTTTCTGGATGCACCTGAGCTACAAAGCCACCAACTAAGAAACTTTTCCCAGGCCAACGTCGAGCACCCAGTTGCGATCGAGACTGGAAGCTTTTCTTGGGAGGAGAACACGATGAAGCCAACGCTTAGGGGTATTAACTTGGTGGTTAAGGCTAAGGAGAAGGTGGCAATTTGCGGTGAAGTTGGCTCAGGAAAGTCAACTCTCTTGGCTGCTATTTTGAGAGAGATCCCAAAGACAGAGGGAATG ATTCAAGTTTCAGGAAAAATTGCATATGTTTCTCAAACAGCATGGATACAAAcaggaagcatacaagacaacattcTGTTCGGATCAGCTATGGATCAGCAAAAATACCAGAGGACACTAGAAAAGTGCTCTCTGGTAAAGGATATCGAAATGCTGCCATTTGGAGATCTCACTGAAATAGGAGAAAGAGGTGTCAATCTCAGTGGTGGTCAGAAGCAGCGCATTCAACTTGCCCGTGCACTCTATCAAGATGCTGACATATACCTCTTGGATGATCCTTTTAGTGCTGTTGATGCCCACACAGCTACCAGTCTATTTAAT GAATATGTTATGggtgctctggcagagaagacagTTCTTCTGGTCACTCACCAAGTCGATTTCCTTCCAGTTTTTGACTCAATTTTG TTGATGTCGGATGGGGAAGTTCGTAGTGCTGCTCCTTACAACGAGCTATTGGCTTCTAGCAAAGCATTTGAAGACCTTGTTAGTGCACACAAGGACACGGTCGGTCCCGGAAGACTCGAAGGTGTTGGTTCGCAGAGACAAAGCAAGACATCTGCAAGAGAGATCAACAGTAGCAAGAAACAAGAAATGGTGAAACCATCAGGACTAGATCAACTGATaaagaaggaggagaaagaaagtgGTGATACGGGTCTTAAGCCTTACAAACAGTATCTGGGCCAGAACAAGGGGTACCTGTATGCCTCGATATCAGCTCTTTCTCATTTGATCTTTGTAGCTGGCCAGATCTCGCAGAATTCATGGATGGCTGCCAAGGTTCAAGATCCTCAAGTCAGCATGTTTCTACTAATCGTGGTGTACTTGTCAATTGGGTTCAGCACCGTCCTCTTCTTGCTAAGTAGATCCATTTTTGTAGTGGTTCTCGGTATCCAGTCTTCCAAGTCATTGTTCTTCGAGCTCATGAACTCGCTGTTCCGTGCTCCAATGTCATTTTTCGACTCCACTCCCATAGGAAGGATACTAAGTCGG GTTTCATCCGACTTGAGTCTGGTTGATCTCGATGTTCCATTTAGCTTCATCTTCAGCGTCAGCGCTACACTGAATGCATATAGCAATCTTGCAGTACTCGCTTTTGTGACATGGCCAGTTTTATTTGTTTCCATACCGATGGTCTACCTCACCATTCGATTGCAG AGGTACTACTTGGTTTCTGCAAAGGAGTTGATGCgcattaatggaaccacaaagtcTCTGGTGGCGAATCATCTGGCTGAGTCCATATCTGGAGCAACAACAATAAGGGCTTTTGAGGAGGAAGATCGATTCTTTTCCAAAAGTTTGGAGCTCATCGACAAAAATGCGAGTCCCTTCTTCCATAATTTTGCTGCCAGTGAGTGGTTGATTCAACGATTAGAGACTATGAGTGCTgccattgtttcttcatcggcacTCATCATGGCTTTGCTTCCTCCAGGAACTTTTAGCTCCG GTTTTGTTGGAATGGCACTGTCTTATGGTCTTTCTTTGAACATGTCGCTGGTCTTCTCTATCCAAAACCAGTGCACTCTAGCGAACCACATCATATCAGTAGAAAGGCTGAATCAATACATGCATGTCAGCAGTGAGGCCCCAGAAATCGTTCGAGGCAATCGGCCGCGATCCGATTGGCCCGCTATTGGTAGAGTAGAACTTCGTGATTTGAAG ATCAGATACAGGCCTGAGGCACCCCTTGTACTCCGCGGAATCAGCTGTACGTTCGAAGGGGGCAACAAGATTGGGATAGTTGGAAGGACCGGAAGTGGTAAGACAACTCTGATAGGTGCATTGTTTCGTCTCGTTGAGCCTGCAGGAGGAAGAATCACCATTGACGCTCTTGATATCGCCACGATTGGGCTACATGATCTGAGGTCACGTCTCGGAATCATCCCTCAGGATCCAACCCTCTTTCATGGTTCTGTCAGATACAATTTGGATCCTTTGGGACAGTATACGGATCAGCAGATCTGGGAG GTTCTCGACAAGTGCCAGCTACAGGAAGCTGTTCAAGAGAAACACAAGGGGTTGGATTCACTAG TGGTTGAAGATGGATCGAATTGGAGCATGGGGCAAAGACAATTGTTTTGCCTGGGACGTGCACTTCTAAGGAGGAGTCGCATACTAGTGCTCGATGAAGCCACAGCATCCATCGACAATGCCACCGATGCCATTCTTCAGAAGACCATAAGAACCGAGTTTGCAGATTGCACAGTCATCACGGTTGCTCATCGCATCCCAACTGTGATGGACTGCAACATGGTGCTTGCTATCAGTGATG GAAAATTGGAGGAGTATGATGAACCCATGAAACTGATGGAAAGAGAGGGATCGCTCTTCGGGTCGCTCGTCAAGGAGTACTGGTCACATGCTGCAAATGCAACCATCCAATTCACGGACTCGCACTGA
- the LOC135650445 gene encoding uncharacterized protein At5g41620-like isoform X1, with product MEGDKAAAAAAAIDEGEGDGAGKEAPLGVKLRRAISANRRGGLCTPVPSWKLEEPGLSDPDKAQPHRRSVSARKLGAGLWEIQDVLTMSAAGRRGARIRRHRRDGKALENGIGPSHILGHEDLPQSVGSLRRHVEASSIKHQHLHEGNSHNLQPVSPASYTSSYKIAPFNLAITHSSATDLKDKFGDAGYGLRTSTELLKVLNHIWSLEEHNESNASLVKALKGELEHARARIQELMQEQHAYRGEMDHLMKQVTEDKIIRKEKEQQRIKAVVQSIRDELEDERRLRKRSESLHRKLGKELSEAKAAFMKAAKDLENVRKTNGLLEDLCDEFAKGIRDYEHEVRQLKQRSVKVCYHKVDRLVLHISEAWLDEREQMNIAEARGDIANKTMVADRLRSEIEAFIQASRSSVSNNGYLYENHEKREINLRRQSLESVHLNGAASAPQDADDDDDSVASDLHCFELNMGASNTVSIDQQQQNGHNVVEKFDSSRTKRSTFSVEERGSSEKSKNQISSSLHLKCREEKDETKSCGSQMQLSNRTQGKHPDSNPESEGRVADHIRINKPQVFSHFHALEVSQDMKMKWDNGRGLDHLIANSVNNVAENSECCKVDHNISHGDEHHSHSSSKDHFLVASEGIASGHFRNTSSNLNCIEQHKSPDVDISRSSSKLSEGVKENTLKARLLEARLEGQQARLKASDNEKKQVMPIRRYFGE from the exons ATGGAAGGGgacaaagcagcagcagcagcagcagcaattgaTGAGGGTGAAGGGGATGGCGCTGGAAAAGAGGCGCCTTTGGGCGTGAAGTTGAGGAGAGCCATCTCCGCGAACAGGAGGGGCGGCCTTTGCACTCCGGTGCCGTCCTGGAAGCTGGAGGAGCCCGGACTGTCCGACCCCGACAAGGCCCAGCCGCACCGGCGGTCGGTCTCCGCTCGCAAGCTTGGCGCTGGCCTCTGGGAGATTCAGGACGTCCTGACGATGTCCGCGGCCGGCCGGCGAGGCGCCAGGATCCGCCGCCACCGTCGGGATGGGAAGGCGCTCGAGAACGGTATCGGTCCGTCGCATATACTCGGGCACGAAGATTTG CCTCAGAGTGTAGGCAGTTTGAGGAGGCATGTTGAAGCTTCATCGATCAAGCATCAGCATTTGCATGAAGGGAACAGTCATAATTTGCAACCTGTTTCTCCTGCAAGTTATACGAGTTCATATAAG ATTGCTCCATTTAACCTAGCCATCACTCATAGCAGTGCGACTGATCTCAAGGATAAGTTTGGAGATGCAGGATATGGTTTGAGAACATCAACAGAACTCTTGAAAGTATTGAATCACATTTGGAGCCTTGAAGAACACAATGAGTCCAATGCGTCATTGGTGAAAGCACTGAAGGGGGAGTTGGAACATGCAAGAGCACGAATTCAGGAGCTGATGCAAGAGCAGCATGCATATCGTGGTGAAATGGATCATTTAATGAAGCAAGTTACTGAGGATAAAATAATTAGGAAGGAGAAAGAGCAACAGCGGATCAAAGCTGTAGTGCAGTCAATAAGGGATGAGCTTGAAGATGAGAGACGGCTAAGAAAACGCTCTGAAAGTCTGCATAGAAAACTAGGTAAAGAATTGTCTGAAGCAAAAGCAGCATTTATGAAGGCTGCAAAAGATCTAGAAAATGTGAGAAAAACAAATGGCCTTCTGGAGGATCTCTGCGATGAGTTTGCTAAGGGAATCAGGGATTATGAACATGAAGTGAGGCAGTTGAAGCAAAGGTCTGTAAAAGTTTGCTATCACAAAGTTGACCGGTTGGTACTTCATATTTCAGAGGCATGGCTGGATGAGAGAGAGCAGATGAATATCGCTGAAGCTCGAGGAGATATTGCTAATAAAACCATGGTTGCAGATAGATTACGAAGTGAAATTGAAGCCTTCATTCAAGCTAGTAGGTCATCTGTCTCTAATAATGGTTATCTGTATGAGAACCATGAAAAGAGAGAGATCAATTTGCGGCGGCAGTCACTTGAGTCTGTCCACTTAAATGGTGCTGCTAGTGCACCGCAagatgctgatgatgatgatgattctgtTGCAAGTGATTTGCACTGCTTTGAACTAAATATGGGTGCAAGTAACACTGTCAGCATTGACCAGCAACAGCAGAATGGTCATAATGTTGTAGAAAAGTTTGATTCTTCCAGAACCAAAAGGTCTACTTTCTCAGTCGAAGAGAGGGGATCTTCTGAAAAGAGCAAGAATCAGATTTCATCTAGCTTGCATTTGAAGTGCAGGGAAGAAAAGGATGAAACTAAGTCATGTGGAAGCCAAATGCAGCTGTCAAACAGAACACAAGGAAAGCATCCGGACAGCAATCCTGAATCTGAAGGAAGAGTAGCTGATCATATCAGAATTAATAAACCTCAAGTTTTTAGTCACTTCCATGCGCTTGAAGTTTCACAGGACATGAAAATGAAGTGGGATAATGGGCGTGGTCTAGACCACCTGATTGCTAATTCTGTGAACAATGTTGCGGAAAATTCCGAGTGTTGTAAAGTTGATCATAATATATCTCATGGAGACGAGCACCATAGTCATTCCTCATCGAAGGATCATTTTCTTGTAGCAAGTGAGGGCATTGCTTCAGGACATTTCCGAAACACAAGTTCAAATCTAAATTGTATTGAGCAACACAAGTCTCCAGATGTTGATATATCTCGATCCTCATCAAAATTATCTGAAGGTGTAAAAGAGAATACATTGAAGGCGAGATTGCTTGAAGCAAGGTTAGAGGGACAGCAAGCTCGTCTGAAAGCATCAGACAATGAAAAGAAGCAAGTGATGCCGATACGCAGGTACTTTGGAGAGTGA